A genomic segment from Nodularia sphaerocarpa UHCC 0038 encodes:
- the lpxC gene encoding UDP-3-O-acyl-N-acetylglucosamine deacetylase encodes MQQHTIAGEITQAGVGLHSGVITNVRILPSEPNSGRYFVRVDLPDLPIIPAQVAAVNQTLLSTQLGKGEACIRTVEHLLAALVGMSVDNARIEIDGSEVPLLDGSAQVWTDSITEVGLVSQPISNPVPLVVKEPIWIYDNDAFACALPASTTRFSYEIDFELSAIGNQWHSWSLSGSFAQEIAPARTFGLLHQIEHLQKTGLIKGGSLDNALVFGAEGLVNPPLRFENEPVRHKILDLVGDLSLLGTFPQAHFLAYKASHNLHIQLARKILELQAKV; translated from the coding sequence ATGCAACAGCACACCATAGCAGGGGAAATCACCCAAGCTGGAGTGGGACTGCATAGTGGTGTCATTACCAATGTACGAATATTACCCTCTGAACCAAATAGTGGACGCTACTTTGTTCGGGTAGATTTACCAGATTTACCAATCATTCCCGCCCAAGTTGCAGCAGTCAATCAGACTCTGCTCTCCACTCAATTAGGTAAGGGTGAAGCCTGCATTCGCACAGTAGAGCATCTCTTAGCAGCACTTGTGGGAATGTCGGTGGATAACGCCCGCATTGAAATTGATGGTTCGGAAGTCCCACTGTTAGACGGTTCTGCACAGGTTTGGACTGACAGTATTACTGAAGTTGGCTTAGTCTCACAACCCATTAGTAACCCAGTTCCTTTGGTGGTGAAAGAGCCAATCTGGATCTATGACAATGATGCTTTTGCTTGCGCCCTCCCAGCATCAACAACCCGTTTTAGTTACGAAATTGATTTTGAACTATCGGCTATTGGTAATCAATGGCACAGTTGGTCACTGAGTGGCAGTTTTGCCCAAGAAATTGCGCCGGCTCGTACTTTTGGTTTACTGCACCAAATTGAACATTTACAAAAAACTGGGTTAATTAAAGGTGGTAGCCTGGATAATGCCCTGGTTTTTGGAGCTGAAGGTTTGGTAAATCCACCATTAAGATTTGAAAATGAACCAGTTCGTCATAAAATATTAGATTTAGTAGGAGATTTGAGTTTACTGGGAACTTTTCCGCAAGCTCATTTTTTAGCATATAAAGCCAGCCACAATTTACACATTCAACTGGCGCGGAAAATTTTAGAATTGCAGGCTAAAGTCTAA
- the lpxA gene encoding acyl-ACP--UDP-N-acetylglucosamine O-acyltransferase → MKTLIHPTAVIHPKSELHPTVQVGAYAVIGAHVKVGMETIIGAHVVLEGPCEIGARNQIFPGAAIGMEPQDLKFVGEPTWVKIGDNNLIREYVTINRATGAGEATIIGNNNLLMAYVHVAHNCIIEDSVIIPNSVALAGHVHIESRARLGGVLGVHQFVRIGQHAMVGGMARIDRDVPPYMLVEGNPARVRTLNLVGLKRSGMSSSDLQVLKKAFRILYRSGLSFKEALEQLEQLGETEQLQYLRRFLRLSQMSGRRGLIPGRKKSGASDES, encoded by the coding sequence TTGAAGACGCTTATTCATCCAACTGCTGTAATTCATCCTAAATCGGAACTCCACCCTACAGTACAAGTCGGTGCCTATGCTGTGATTGGCGCTCATGTCAAAGTCGGCATGGAAACAATTATTGGCGCTCATGTCGTGCTAGAAGGGCCTTGTGAGATTGGGGCGCGAAATCAAATTTTTCCAGGCGCTGCTATCGGTATGGAACCCCAGGATCTCAAGTTTGTGGGAGAACCGACTTGGGTCAAAATTGGTGACAATAACTTGATTCGTGAGTATGTCACTATTAACCGCGCTACTGGTGCTGGTGAAGCTACGATAATTGGCAACAATAACCTTTTAATGGCTTATGTACACGTAGCTCATAATTGCATAATTGAAGACAGTGTAATTATTCCTAACTCCGTAGCTTTGGCTGGTCATGTCCACATAGAGTCACGGGCGAGGCTAGGGGGAGTTTTGGGTGTGCATCAATTTGTACGCATTGGTCAACACGCAATGGTCGGGGGTATGGCACGTATTGACCGGGATGTGCCTCCTTATATGTTGGTGGAGGGAAATCCAGCACGGGTGAGAACCCTGAATTTAGTGGGACTGAAACGTTCTGGGATGAGTTCAAGCGACTTGCAAGTTCTCAAAAAAGCGTTTCGGATTCTCTATCGGTCTGGCTTAAGTTTTAAGGAGGCTTTGGAACAGCTCGAACAACTGGGCGAAACTGAACAATTGCAATACCTGCGTCGTTTTTTGCGCCTTTCTCAAATGTCTGGAAGACGTGGTTTAATTCCAGGAAGGAAAAAATCAGGCGCAAGTGATGAGTCTTAA
- the lpxB gene encoding lipid-A-disaccharide synthase — protein MRIFISTGEVSGDLQGSLLITAIQRRAAAANLQLEIVALGGEKMAAAGATILGKTSGIGSMGLIESLPYIFPTLQVQRQAIAFLKENPPDLVVLIDYMGPNLGIGTYMQKHLPQVPVVYYIAPQEWAWSMGLRNTSRIVGFTDKLLAIFPEEARYFRENGAQVSWVGHPLVDRMQDAPSRSVARAQLQIPPDQKAIALLPASRRQELKYLLPVIFAAAQTIQAKLPEVHFWIPLSLEVYREPIEAAIQSYGLRATVLSGQQKEVFAAADFAISKSGTVNLELALLNVPQVVVYRLNPITVWIARKILKGSIVFASPPNLVVMRAIIPELLQEQATAENIIQASMELLLNSERRAQTLADYAEMRLLLGEVGVCDRAAEEILQMLPAKV, from the coding sequence ATGCGGATATTTATCAGCACTGGCGAGGTATCTGGCGATTTGCAAGGTTCATTGCTGATTACAGCTATCCAGCGTCGAGCTGCTGCGGCTAATTTGCAATTAGAAATTGTGGCGCTGGGTGGGGAAAAAATGGCAGCAGCCGGAGCCACTATTTTGGGTAAAACCAGTGGTATTGGCTCGATGGGTTTGATAGAATCTCTGCCTTATATTTTCCCTACTCTTCAGGTACAACGGCAAGCGATCGCCTTTCTTAAAGAAAATCCCCCTGATTTAGTGGTACTAATTGATTACATGGGGCCAAACTTGGGTATTGGCACTTATATGCAAAAGCATTTACCACAAGTACCAGTGGTTTATTACATCGCTCCCCAAGAGTGGGCTTGGTCAATGGGTTTGCGTAATACATCCCGAATTGTCGGTTTTACAGATAAACTCTTGGCTATTTTTCCCGAAGAAGCCCGTTATTTTCGCGAGAACGGCGCACAAGTTAGCTGGGTGGGTCATCCCCTTGTTGACCGGATGCAAGATGCTCCCAGTCGCTCAGTAGCCCGCGCTCAATTGCAAATTCCACCAGACCAAAAGGCGATCGCACTGCTTCCCGCTTCTCGCCGTCAAGAGCTAAAATATCTTTTACCGGTGATTTTTGCAGCTGCTCAAACGATTCAAGCTAAATTACCAGAAGTCCATTTTTGGATTCCCCTGTCGTTAGAAGTTTACAGAGAGCCAATCGAAGCCGCAATTCAAAGTTATGGTTTGCGGGCGACTGTTTTATCTGGTCAACAAAAAGAAGTTTTTGCCGCAGCTGATTTTGCTATCAGTAAATCTGGTACGGTTAATCTGGAACTGGCTTTATTAAATGTGCCGCAAGTTGTGGTTTACCGCCTCAATCCCATTACTGTTTGGATTGCTCGGAAAATTCTGAAAGGGTCTATAGTGTTTGCTTCGCCACCTAATTTAGTGGTAATGAGGGCAATTATACCGGAGTTATTACAAGAGCAAGCCACAGCAGAGAATATTATTCAAGCATCGATGGAATTACTGCTAAATTCTGAGCGTAGAGCGCAAACTTTGGCTGATTATGCCGAAATGCGGCTGCTTTTGGGGGAAGTGGGAGTATGCGATCGCGCTGCTGAAGAAATTTTGCAAATGCTACCAGCAAAAGTGTAG
- a CDS encoding AAA family ATPase — protein MKEELNILIQAQYPLIYLVTSEEERAEQAISTIAQLLKPQRRVYVWTVTHGIVEYGQPRNVTQHNTVSPEAAIEWIIRQKEPGIFILKDLHPFIDAPATTRSLRDAIASFKGMQKNIILMSPMQQVPIELEKEVVVLDFQLPDMAELNKVLTYHLEQNRGRRLTTEAREKLLRAALGLTKDESEKVYRKAQVTTGRLTEDEVDIVLSEKKQLIRRNGILEYIEEDATIDAVGGLEELKRWLKQRSNAFTERAREYGLPQPKGMLILGVPGCGKSLIAKTTSRLWGLPLLRLDMGRVYDGSMVGRSEANLRNALKTAESISPAILFIDELDKSFAGSSGSSDSDGGTSSRIFGSFLTWMQDKKSPVFVMATANRVERLPGEFLRKGRFDEIFFVDLPTAEERQDIYNIHLTKRREDISRFDLEQLAKMSDGFSGAEIEQALVAAMYEAFAQDREFTQLDIIAALKATLPLSRTMQEQVTALRDWARQRARPAAASVAEYQRMEF, from the coding sequence ATGAAAGAAGAGCTCAATATTCTAATTCAAGCTCAATATCCTCTAATCTACCTTGTGACCTCCGAGGAAGAACGGGCGGAACAGGCAATTTCCACAATCGCCCAATTATTAAAGCCCCAACGCCGCGTATACGTCTGGACAGTAACTCACGGCATCGTGGAATATGGGCAACCCCGGAACGTCACTCAACATAATACTGTTTCGCCGGAGGCTGCGATTGAGTGGATCATCCGGCAGAAAGAACCTGGTATATTTATTCTTAAAGATTTACATCCGTTTATTGATGCGCCTGCTACAACGAGATCCTTACGTGATGCGATCGCTAGTTTTAAGGGAATGCAGAAAAACATCATTTTGATGTCACCCATGCAGCAAGTTCCCATTGAATTAGAAAAAGAAGTTGTCGTTCTTGACTTCCAATTGCCAGACATGGCGGAGTTAAACAAAGTTTTAACCTACCATTTAGAGCAAAATCGAGGCAGACGGCTGACAACCGAGGCGCGAGAAAAACTTCTCAGAGCAGCTTTAGGCTTAACTAAAGATGAATCCGAGAAAGTATACCGTAAAGCACAGGTAACAACTGGACGCTTAACGGAGGATGAAGTAGATATAGTTCTATCTGAGAAAAAGCAACTCATTCGGCGCAATGGTATTTTAGAATACATCGAAGAAGATGCAACCATTGATGCTGTCGGTGGCTTAGAAGAACTAAAAAGGTGGCTGAAACAGCGCTCTAATGCCTTTACAGAAAGGGCGAGAGAGTATGGTTTGCCTCAACCCAAAGGAATGTTAATACTTGGTGTTCCTGGTTGTGGTAAGTCACTAATTGCTAAAACTACCTCCAGACTGTGGGGTTTGCCATTACTACGCCTAGACATGGGACGAGTATATGACGGCTCAATGGTGGGACGAAGTGAAGCCAATCTACGTAACGCCCTAAAAACAGCAGAATCCATCTCTCCAGCGATTCTGTTCATAGACGAATTAGATAAATCCTTTGCAGGTAGCTCAGGTTCATCTGATTCCGATGGCGGTACATCAAGTAGAATCTTTGGTTCTTTCCTAACTTGGATGCAAGACAAGAAATCTCCCGTATTTGTCATGGCAACCGCGAACCGAGTGGAACGCTTGCCTGGAGAGTTTCTGAGGAAAGGACGCTTTGACGAAATTTTCTTTGTGGATCTGCCCACAGCCGAAGAAAGGCAGGATATATATAATATCCACCTCACCAAACGTCGTGAAGACATTTCTCGATTCGACCTTGAGCAATTAGCCAAGATGTCTGACGGCTTCTCTGGGGCAGAAATTGAACAAGCACTTGTGGCGGCAATGTATGAAGCCTTCGCCCAAGACCGCGAGTTCACACAATTAGATATTATTGCTGCACTGAAAGCAACTCTGCCGTTGTCACGTACCATGCAAGAACAGGTAACAGCCCTGAGAGATTGGGCTAGACAGCGAGCCAGACCCGCCGCAGCCTCCGTCGCCGAATATCAGCGCATGGAGTTTTAA
- the purC gene encoding phosphoribosylaminoimidazolesuccinocarboxamide synthase, with the protein MSVYPQLYEGKAKILYATDDPEVLLADFKDDATAFNAQKRGSIIDKGKINCTISSQLFQQLEIYGIKTHYIDSPHPHQMRVKAVKIVPIEVVVRNIAAGSLSVQTGLPVGTVLKQPLVEFYYKNDELGDPLLTSDRLFLLELATPEQVDVIHNLALQVNEFLRGFWDSCGITLVDFKLEFGLDSQQQILLADEISPDTCRLWNKAEADPNLRVMDKDRFRRDLGNIENAYQEVLQRVLQAVESQT; encoded by the coding sequence ATGTCTGTTTATCCCCAGTTATACGAAGGCAAAGCTAAAATTCTCTATGCAACGGACGATCCTGAAGTCTTGTTGGCTGATTTTAAAGACGATGCCACAGCTTTTAATGCCCAGAAACGTGGCAGTATTATCGACAAGGGAAAAATTAACTGTACCATTTCTAGCCAGCTATTTCAGCAGTTAGAAATATATGGTATAAAAACCCACTATATTGATAGCCCTCATCCGCATCAAATGCGAGTCAAGGCTGTAAAGATTGTGCCAATAGAAGTAGTTGTCAGAAATATTGCTGCTGGTAGTTTGTCTGTGCAAACAGGATTACCAGTCGGTACAGTGCTGAAACAGCCTTTGGTGGAGTTTTATTACAAAAACGACGAATTGGGAGATCCACTGTTAACAAGCGATCGCCTATTTCTGCTGGAACTAGCAACGCCGGAACAAGTAGATGTAATTCACAATCTAGCATTGCAAGTCAACGAGTTTCTCCGGGGCTTTTGGGATTCGTGCGGTATTACCCTAGTAGACTTCAAACTAGAATTTGGTTTGGACTCACAACAGCAGATACTATTAGCAGATGAAATTAGCCCTGATACTTGCCGTTTGTGGAACAAAGCCGAAGCAGATCCTAACTTGAGAGTCATGGATAAAGACCGCTTCCGCCGCGACTTGGGAAATATAGAGAATGCTTACCAGGAGGTTTTACAACGAGTTCTACAAGCAGTAGAAAGTCAAACTTGA
- a CDS encoding NAD-dependent epimerase/dehydratase family protein, with the protein MKVLVIGGDGYCGWATALYLSNRGYEVGILDSLVRRHWDNELGIETLTPIAPIQQRLQRWQDLTGKCIDLFVGDITNYEFLKQVLHQFEPNALVHFGEQRSAPFSMIDREHAVLTQVNNVVGTLNLLYAMREDFPDCHMVKLGTMGEYGTPNIDIEEGFITIEHNGRKDTLPYPKQPGSMYHLSKVHDSHNINFACRTWGLRATDLNQGIVYGVLTEETGMDEMLINRLDYDGVFGTALNRFCIQAAIAHPLTVYGTGGQTRGFLDIRDTVRCVELAIANPAEPGEFRVFNQFTELFSIGDLALMVKKAGNAIGLNVDINHLDNPRVEREEHYFNAKNTKLLDLGLQPHYLSDSLLDSLLNFAVKYQTRVDHKQILPKVSWHRK; encoded by the coding sequence ATGAAAGTCCTGGTAATTGGTGGTGATGGATATTGCGGTTGGGCAACTGCACTTTACCTTTCCAACCGAGGTTACGAAGTTGGAATTTTAGATAGTTTGGTGCGGCGGCACTGGGATAATGAATTGGGTATCGAAACTCTGACTCCCATCGCACCAATTCAGCAACGCCTCCAGCGCTGGCAAGATTTGACTGGTAAATGTATCGACCTATTCGTTGGCGATATTACTAATTACGAATTTCTCAAGCAAGTTTTACACCAATTTGAGCCGAACGCCCTCGTGCATTTTGGTGAACAACGTTCAGCGCCCTTTTCGATGATTGACCGAGAACACGCCGTTCTCACTCAGGTTAATAATGTCGTCGGGACTTTAAACTTGCTGTACGCCATGCGAGAAGATTTCCCAGATTGCCACATGGTGAAGCTGGGAACAATGGGTGAGTATGGTACACCCAATATTGATATTGAAGAAGGGTTCATCACAATTGAACACAACGGCCGCAAAGATACCTTACCGTATCCGAAGCAGCCGGGTTCGATGTACCACTTGAGCAAAGTTCATGATAGTCACAATATCAACTTTGCTTGCCGCACTTGGGGGCTGCGGGCTACAGATTTAAATCAAGGGATAGTTTATGGCGTTCTGACCGAAGAAACGGGAATGGACGAAATGTTAATCAATCGCCTTGATTATGATGGTGTATTTGGTACAGCCCTGAACCGTTTTTGTATTCAAGCTGCGATCGCTCACCCACTTACCGTCTACGGTACAGGTGGACAAACTCGTGGTTTCTTGGATATTCGAGATACAGTGCGATGTGTAGAACTGGCGATCGCCAACCCAGCCGAACCCGGAGAATTTCGAGTATTTAACCAATTTACTGAACTATTCAGCATTGGTGACTTGGCATTAATGGTGAAAAAAGCTGGCAATGCGATCGGACTGAATGTAGATATCAATCACCTGGATAACCCCAGAGTTGAAAGAGAAGAACATTACTTCAACGCTAAAAATACCAAATTGCTGGATCTAGGTTTACAACCCCACTATCTCTCTGATTCCTTACTTGATTCATTGTTAAACTTTGCAGTCAAGTATCAAACACGAGTTGATCACAAGCAAATTCTGCCCAAGGTTTCTTGGCACAGAAAGTAG
- the fabZ gene encoding 3-hydroxyacyl-ACP dehydratase FabZ, whose protein sequence is MAIVTEVNSPDTTVSTSTAEEITEIKTTFSSTEIQKLLPHRYPFLLVDKIIDYVPGKLAVGVKNVTVNEPQFTGHFPEQPLMPGVLIVEAMAQVGGIILKQQPEFGDGLFVFAGIDKVRFRRQVVPGDQLVMTVELLWIKQRRFSKMQARAEVDGQLAAEGELMFSLIN, encoded by the coding sequence ATGGCAATCGTTACTGAAGTGAATAGTCCCGATACTACTGTATCTACATCTACCGCCGAAGAGATTACTGAAATTAAAACCACATTTTCATCGACAGAAATTCAGAAATTGCTTCCCCACCGTTATCCATTTTTACTTGTAGATAAAATCATTGACTATGTGCCAGGAAAACTGGCTGTAGGCGTGAAAAACGTCACGGTCAACGAACCCCAGTTTACTGGACATTTCCCAGAACAACCACTGATGCCAGGAGTGCTAATTGTTGAGGCGATGGCACAGGTGGGGGGTATTATTCTCAAGCAACAGCCTGAGTTTGGAGATGGACTATTCGTTTTTGCTGGTATCGATAAAGTGCGCTTTCGCCGCCAAGTCGTTCCAGGAGATCAGCTAGTGATGACAGTGGAACTGTTGTGGATAAAGCAACGTCGTTTCAGTAAAATGCAAGCCCGTGCTGAGGTTGACGGTCAACTTGCTGCTGAAGGCGAATTAATGTTTTCTCTGATTAACTAA
- a CDS encoding glycosyltransferase family 4 protein yields the protein MRIALFTETFLPKIDGIVTRLRHTVDHLQRNGDQVLVFAPDGGITEHKGAKVYGVTGFPLPLYPELKMALPRPAIGYALEEFQPDIIHVVNPAVLGLAGIFYSKMLKIPLVASYHTHLPQYLQHYGLGMLEGFLWELLKGAHNQAALNLCTSTVMMEELTEHGIERVKVWQRGVDTEFFHPDLASLEMRSRLSQNHPESPLLLYVGRLSAEKEIERIKPILEAIPHARLALVGDGPHRQELEKHFANTDTHFVGYLTGQELGSAFASADAFIFPSRTETLGLVLLEAMAAGCPVVAARSGGIPDIVTDGVNGYLFDPTADIQDAIHATVRLLEHKQEREVIRQNARKEAENWGWSAATCQLQDYYQKVVFAEKLTTVA from the coding sequence ATGAGAATCGCTTTATTTACTGAAACCTTTCTTCCCAAGATTGACGGCATAGTAACGCGCCTGCGCCATACTGTTGACCATTTACAACGCAATGGCGACCAAGTACTAGTCTTTGCCCCTGATGGTGGAATTACAGAACACAAAGGAGCTAAAGTTTACGGTGTGACTGGCTTTCCTTTGCCATTGTATCCAGAGTTAAAAATGGCCTTACCCCGTCCTGCCATTGGTTATGCTTTAGAAGAATTTCAGCCAGATATTATTCATGTGGTGAATCCTGCTGTCTTAGGATTAGCTGGGATTTTTTATAGCAAGATGCTTAAAATACCGCTAGTTGCATCTTACCATACCCATTTACCTCAATATCTCCAGCATTACGGTTTGGGAATGCTTGAAGGATTTCTGTGGGAATTGCTCAAAGGCGCTCATAATCAAGCCGCTTTGAATCTTTGCACCTCTACGGTGATGATGGAAGAACTCACAGAACACGGTATTGAACGGGTAAAGGTTTGGCAGAGGGGTGTGGATACGGAATTTTTTCATCCGGATTTAGCTAGTTTGGAAATGCGATCGCGTCTGTCCCAAAATCACCCAGAGAGTCCCTTGCTGCTGTATGTCGGTCGTCTTTCCGCCGAAAAGGAAATTGAACGCATCAAGCCCATTTTAGAGGCAATTCCCCATGCCCGATTGGCACTAGTTGGTGATGGTCCCCACCGTCAAGAATTAGAAAAACATTTTGCAAACACTGACACTCATTTTGTCGGGTATCTCACAGGACAAGAGTTAGGTTCTGCCTTTGCTAGCGCTGATGCTTTTATTTTTCCTTCTCGCACAGAAACACTAGGCTTAGTGCTACTAGAAGCAATGGCTGCTGGCTGTCCAGTCGTCGCCGCTCGTTCTGGGGGGATTCCTGATATTGTCACCGACGGTGTAAATGGCTATCTTTTTGACCCCACAGCAGATATTCAAGATGCGATTCATGCTACTGTCCGCCTTCTAGAACACAAACAAGAACGAGAGGTGATTCGTCAAAACGCCCGTAAGGAAGCAGAAAATTGGGGATGGTCAGCTGCTACTTGCCAGTTGCAAGATTACTATCAAAAGGTAGTATTTGCCGAAAAACTGACTACTGTAGCTTGA
- a CDS encoding BamA/TamA family outer membrane protein: MRLSPVWVAVVAIAAPLGGTLSANAQTLNSSEQTAEVVIPEINQAIRASESLELHSNSTEVESVVTLSPVKSAQKTKSDVIIPSLTTPKVDQTAEKNAIFLTQESNSVPDIVPPVISQALPSPTPETTPNLENFNTPNPTPNAEEPRVLVSEVVIRPETGQLTPELESQIYRVIRTQAGRTTTRSQLQEDINAIFATGFFANVQAVPEDTPLGVRLSFIVQPNPVLTKVEVQANPGTNVPSVLPASTVDEVFREQYGQVLNLRELQEGIKKLTANYQEKGYVLANVIGSPQIAENGVVTLQVAEGVVENLKVRFRDREGQQTDEKGEPIRGRTKEYIITRELELKPGQVFNRDIVQRDLQRVFGLGLFEDVNVSLDPGTDPSKVDVVVNVAERTTGSIAAGAGFSSASGLFGTVSYQQQNLGGRNQNLGAEVQVGQRELLFDLRFTDPWIAGDPYKTSYTANLFRRSSISLIFDGQDGDIRTFQPEETDGDRPRVLRLGGGVTFNRPLSPNPYKRSEWTASAGLQYQRISARDADGNITPEGAVFQDEVPGERVPLSFSGQGEDDLLLLQVGAQRDLRNNPLQPTGGSFLRLGVDQSVPVGLGNIFLTRVRGNYSQYLPVSFTNFAPGPQTLAFNLQGGTVLGDLPPYEAFTLGGSNSVRGYEEGALTSGRSYVQASVEYRFPVFSVVSGALFFDVGSDLGTTTRPAEVLNKNGSGYGYGLGVRVQSPLGPIRIDYGINDDGDSRINFGIGERF, from the coding sequence ATGCGTTTATCTCCCGTATGGGTAGCAGTGGTAGCAATTGCAGCGCCATTAGGCGGCACGCTCAGTGCAAATGCCCAAACCCTTAATAGTTCCGAACAAACAGCAGAGGTTGTCATACCTGAGATTAATCAAGCAATTCGAGCAAGTGAAAGTTTAGAACTTCACTCCAACTCCACAGAGGTTGAGTCTGTTGTCACACTTTCCCCAGTTAAATCAGCCCAGAAGACAAAATCAGATGTCATAATTCCCAGCTTGACAACGCCGAAAGTTGATCAAACTGCGGAGAAAAACGCAATTTTTCTCACCCAAGAGTCTAATTCTGTTCCAGACATTGTACCCCCAGTAATTAGCCAAGCGCTACCCTCACCAACGCCTGAAACTACTCCAAATCTGGAAAATTTCAATACTCCCAACCCCACCCCCAATGCCGAGGAACCTCGCGTACTGGTATCAGAAGTAGTTATCAGACCGGAGACAGGACAACTAACACCGGAACTGGAAAGCCAAATTTATAGAGTCATTCGTACCCAAGCCGGTCGAACAACAACCCGTTCTCAACTGCAAGAAGATATTAACGCCATCTTTGCGACTGGCTTCTTCGCCAATGTTCAGGCAGTGCCGGAAGATACACCCTTGGGTGTGCGGTTGAGCTTTATCGTCCAGCCCAACCCCGTGCTGACTAAGGTAGAAGTGCAAGCCAATCCTGGAACTAATGTTCCCTCTGTGCTACCTGCTAGTACGGTGGATGAAGTCTTTCGCGAACAATATGGTCAAGTTCTCAACCTGCGGGAATTGCAAGAAGGGATCAAGAAGTTAACCGCGAACTATCAAGAAAAAGGTTACGTACTAGCAAACGTGATTGGCTCGCCACAAATCGCGGAAAATGGGGTTGTGACTCTGCAAGTAGCCGAAGGGGTAGTGGAAAATCTCAAAGTCCGGTTCCGCGATCGCGAAGGTCAGCAGACAGACGAGAAGGGAGAACCAATTCGAGGTCGGACAAAAGAGTATATAATCACGCGAGAACTGGAATTAAAGCCAGGACAAGTATTTAACCGCGACATAGTACAAAGAGACTTACAAAGGGTATTTGGACTAGGGCTATTTGAAGATGTAAATGTCTCCCTTGACCCTGGTACAGACCCTAGTAAAGTCGATGTCGTGGTGAATGTAGCCGAACGTACTACTGGTTCCATTGCGGCTGGAGCCGGGTTTAGTTCTGCCAGTGGACTATTTGGGACTGTGAGTTATCAGCAGCAAAACCTGGGAGGAAGAAACCAAAACCTGGGAGCAGAAGTACAGGTGGGACAACGGGAACTGCTGTTTGATCTCCGGTTTACAGATCCCTGGATCGCTGGTGATCCTTACAAAACTTCTTATACAGCCAATCTGTTTCGCCGCAGTTCCATTTCCTTGATTTTTGATGGACAAGATGGTGATATTAGGACATTTCAACCAGAGGAGACAGATGGCGATCGCCCCCGTGTTCTCCGACTAGGTGGTGGTGTTACCTTTAACCGTCCCCTATCTCCCAATCCCTATAAAAGATCAGAATGGACGGCTTCAGCCGGATTGCAGTATCAACGAATTTCAGCCCGTGATGCCGATGGTAATATCACACCAGAAGGAGCCGTGTTCCAGGATGAAGTACCCGGAGAAAGAGTCCCCCTGAGCTTCTCAGGTCAAGGTGAAGATGATTTACTGCTATTACAAGTAGGCGCACAGCGCGACCTGCGTAACAACCCCTTACAACCAACGGGAGGTTCCTTTCTGCGCCTTGGGGTCGATCAGTCCGTACCAGTAGGACTAGGTAACATTTTTCTGACGAGAGTCAGAGGTAACTATAGCCAATACTTACCCGTTAGTTTTACTAACTTCGCCCCAGGACCACAAACCCTAGCTTTTAACCTGCAAGGAGGTACAGTACTGGGTGACTTACCTCCCTATGAAGCTTTTACCCTTGGCGGTAGCAACTCGGTTCGGGGTTACGAAGAAGGAGCATTAACCAGTGGACGCAGTTACGTACAAGCATCTGTTGAATATCGCTTCCCCGTCTTCTCAGTAGTTAGCGGCGCACTGTTTTTTGATGTCGGTAGTGATCTCGGAACCACAACTAGACCGGCTGAAGTATTAAACAAAAACGGTAGTGGCTACGGCTATGGACTCGGAGTGCGTGTACAATCCCCACTAGGCCCCATTCGCATTGACTACGGCATTAACGATGACGGCGATAGTCGCATCAATTTTGGCATTGGTGAAAGATTTTAA
- a CDS encoding DUF7219 family protein, translated as MNKDDFLYPRGRYYGHVKPENLVFNANLQEFAQRISYICNLETGGKLTPDEAYEQIKALWKQLKKTKKQLQIGESPFQSDGEETTT; from the coding sequence ATGAACAAAGATGATTTTCTCTATCCTCGTGGACGCTACTATGGTCATGTAAAGCCGGAAAACTTGGTTTTTAATGCAAATTTACAGGAATTTGCTCAACGTATCAGTTACATCTGTAATTTAGAAACTGGTGGAAAGCTAACTCCAGATGAAGCTTACGAACAAATCAAGGCTTTGTGGAAACAGTTGAAAAAAACGAAAAAACAACTGCAAATTGGCGAAAGTCCTTTTCAAAGTGATGGTGAAGAAACTACCACCTGA